Proteins encoded together in one Planctomyces sp. SH-PL14 window:
- a CDS encoding putative metallopeptidase, translating into MSAPLDFTAAITAVCRDVCTRLTEFGHIDMDRVAVCFAQTRTWKKYGVQAKLTPLRFENGSLFSDRNGETWTLQRVFIGRQEMLYLLTFYLPRFLDQPFEEKLITILHELYHISPHFNGDIRRFTGRCHAHSRSQKEYDGWMADYVKAYLARRPPARLLSFLKHDFPSLKARHGQILGQQVPIPRLIKTGAKAA; encoded by the coding sequence ATGTCCGCTCCCCTCGACTTCACCGCTGCCATCACGGCTGTCTGCCGGGATGTCTGCACGCGGTTGACGGAGTTCGGGCATATCGACATGGACCGCGTCGCGGTCTGCTTCGCCCAGACCCGGACGTGGAAGAAGTACGGCGTGCAGGCCAAGCTGACGCCGCTGCGGTTTGAGAACGGGTCGTTGTTCTCCGATCGCAACGGCGAGACCTGGACGCTGCAGCGGGTGTTCATCGGGCGGCAGGAGATGCTCTACCTGCTGACGTTCTACCTGCCGCGGTTTCTCGATCAGCCGTTCGAAGAGAAGCTGATCACGATCCTGCATGAGCTGTATCACATCAGTCCGCACTTCAACGGGGACATCCGCCGCTTTACGGGGCGGTGTCATGCCCACTCCCGCAGCCAGAAGGAGTACGACGGCTGGATGGCGGACTACGTGAAGGCGTATCTGGCCCGTCGCCCTCCGGCCCGGCTGTTGAGTTTCCTCAAGCACGACTTTCCGTCACTCAAGGCGCGGCACGGGCAGATCCTGGGCCAGCAGGTGCCGATTCCACGGCTGATCAAGACCGGAGCGAAGGCGGCCTGA
- a CDS encoding glycosyltransferase family A protein, producing MNDFFVNWFYRIAAKGWVSPTLFERRLPKAESLPARTGPLHIELVSHCWNYAHLLRYQLSSLVLSPPAKTHVTMTVIYCPEDQGTVDLLQEFGRLAISNVTWNWVPVEKPRLFRRAIGRNLRAKATTADWIFFTDCDQMFYRDAFDKLGEELQGRRDYLLFPRVAQCSHRVHEASEVLKETPTRQGVSLVEIDTELFHPVVHHKAVGGLQIVHGDVARAIGYCEALKHYQTPCPGFGNTYEDRSFRWLLGTHGTPIDVPHIYRIEHHQKGRYESRRIPQWLRPVLSNAGRKELLAKLRPQAGETNSRRAA from the coding sequence ATGAACGACTTCTTCGTGAACTGGTTCTACCGCATCGCCGCGAAGGGATGGGTTTCACCGACGCTCTTCGAACGGCGGCTGCCGAAGGCGGAGTCGCTTCCGGCACGGACCGGTCCGCTGCATATCGAACTGGTGAGCCACTGCTGGAACTACGCGCACCTGCTCCGCTACCAGCTCAGCAGCCTCGTCCTGTCGCCGCCCGCGAAGACGCACGTCACGATGACGGTCATCTACTGCCCGGAAGATCAAGGAACCGTCGACCTGCTCCAGGAGTTCGGACGGCTCGCGATCTCGAACGTCACCTGGAACTGGGTCCCGGTCGAAAAGCCCCGCCTCTTCCGCCGTGCCATCGGCCGCAACCTGCGCGCCAAGGCGACGACGGCGGACTGGATCTTCTTCACCGACTGCGACCAGATGTTCTACCGCGACGCCTTCGACAAGCTCGGCGAAGAGCTGCAGGGGCGGCGGGACTATCTGCTGTTCCCCCGCGTCGCCCAGTGCAGCCATCGCGTCCACGAGGCGTCCGAAGTCCTCAAGGAAACACCGACGCGGCAAGGGGTGTCGCTGGTTGAGATCGACACGGAACTCTTTCATCCGGTCGTCCACCACAAGGCCGTCGGCGGGCTGCAGATCGTCCACGGCGACGTCGCCCGGGCGATCGGTTACTGCGAGGCACTGAAGCACTACCAGACGCCGTGCCCGGGGTTCGGGAACACCTACGAAGACCGCTCGTTCCGCTGGCTCCTGGGGACGCACGGAACGCCGATCGACGTGCCGCACATCTACCGCATCGAGCACCATCAGAAGGGCCGGTACGAGTCCCGCCGGATCCCGCAGTGGCTCCGCCCGGTCCTCAGCAACGCGGGACGCAAAGAACTCCTCGCAAAGCTCCGCCCGCAGGCGGGTGAGACGAACTCCCGCCGCGCGGCGTAG
- a CDS encoding FkbM family methyltransferase: MVKRVDHPYWYNWLSWHCYYRFRNRFKVQRRVAWEFINYIRTLPKGALIIDCGANVGQVTAAFVKQGCEVHAFEPDPYAIEKFESKFAGHPQVHLHKAAVGTEPGELMLFRTERFETRPERATIESSLVRRDIHTSGNAVSVQVIDLIAFIRQLDRRVDVLKVDIEGAEVDLVNRLIDEGLHREISAIYVETHERFSDDLAQRTQALRDRVRREGIRNVNLDWV, from the coding sequence ATGGTCAAACGAGTCGACCACCCCTACTGGTACAACTGGCTCTCCTGGCACTGCTACTACCGGTTCCGGAACCGGTTCAAGGTGCAGCGCCGTGTGGCGTGGGAGTTCATCAACTACATCCGCACACTGCCCAAGGGCGCGCTGATCATCGACTGCGGGGCGAACGTCGGTCAGGTGACCGCGGCCTTCGTCAAGCAGGGATGCGAGGTCCACGCCTTTGAGCCGGACCCGTACGCCATCGAGAAGTTCGAATCCAAGTTCGCCGGGCACCCGCAGGTCCACCTCCACAAGGCGGCGGTCGGGACCGAGCCGGGCGAGCTGATGCTGTTCCGCACCGAACGCTTCGAGACCCGTCCTGAACGGGCCACGATCGAGTCCTCGCTGGTCCGGCGGGACATCCACACGAGCGGCAACGCGGTCTCCGTACAGGTCATCGACCTGATCGCGTTCATCCGCCAGCTCGACCGGCGGGTCGATGTCCTGAAGGTCGACATCGAAGGGGCCGAAGTCGACCTCGTCAACCGGCTCATCGACGAAGGCCTGCACCGCGAGATCTCCGCGATCTACGTCGAGACCCATGAGCGGTTCTCGGACGACCTGGCCCAGCGGACTCAGGCGCTCCGCGACCGCGTCCGCCGCGAGGGGATCCGCAACGTGAACCTCGACTGGGTCTAA
- a CDS encoding CmcI family methyltransferase translates to MRPKSRYYKGPLSFVKSMVSQVFFRDLVKSTKNFGHITWAGNPIWQNIFDLWTIQEMIFQMRPSLILETGTNRGGSSFFYAQLFDLIGEGKVITVDVEKLHDLKHPRVTCLLGSSTGQEVFGEMQKAARAARGPVMVILDSDHSAKHVRDELELYSQLVTPGSLMLVQDGVIDTLGRFRKGRPGPLKALHDFLTTHPEFEIDRDLCTRFPITHHPDGWLRRKAMSQKAAA, encoded by the coding sequence ATGCGCCCCAAATCCCGTTACTACAAGGGCCCGCTCTCGTTCGTGAAGTCGATGGTCTCGCAGGTCTTCTTCCGCGACCTCGTGAAGAGCACCAAGAACTTCGGGCACATCACCTGGGCCGGCAATCCGATCTGGCAGAACATTTTCGACCTCTGGACGATCCAGGAGATGATCTTCCAGATGCGTCCCTCGCTCATCCTGGAGACCGGAACGAACCGCGGCGGTTCGTCCTTCTTCTACGCCCAGCTCTTCGACCTGATCGGCGAAGGGAAGGTCATCACGGTCGACGTCGAAAAACTCCACGACCTCAAGCACCCCCGCGTCACCTGCCTCCTCGGCAGCTCGACGGGCCAGGAAGTCTTCGGCGAAATGCAGAAGGCCGCCCGCGCCGCCCGCGGCCCGGTGATGGTGATCCTCGACAGCGACCACTCCGCCAAGCACGTCCGTGACGAGCTCGAGCTCTATTCCCAGCTCGTCACTCCCGGCAGCCTGATGCTGGTCCAGGACGGCGTGATCGACACCCTCGGCCGCTTCCGCAAGGGGCGTCCGGGACCGCTCAAGGCGCTGCACGACTTCCTCACGACGCATCCCGAGTTCGAGATCGACCGCGATCTCTGCACCCGCTTCCCGATCACGCACCATCCGGACGGCTGGCTGCGGCGGAAGGCGATGTCGCAGAAGGCGGCCGCCTGA
- a CDS encoding class I SAM-dependent methyltransferase — protein MHLNSQLLFRKHALHLFQPGMRVLEIGPDSHPSSFRKLLGDMDLKWETIDIFNDPRLTYKTSGEYSFPIADNTFDLVVSAQVVEHVRKTWVWIKELARVCKPGGMVLTINPVSWGYHEAPIDCWRIYPEGMRTLHEEAGLKTELSTCESLEPFTKSAKRFVRVVTDSLIRFRAPSHGFPPIVDTISVGRKAA, from the coding sequence ATGCACCTCAACAGTCAGCTCCTGTTCCGCAAGCACGCTCTGCATCTCTTCCAGCCCGGCATGCGGGTCCTGGAGATCGGGCCGGACAGCCATCCGTCGTCGTTCCGCAAGCTGCTGGGCGATATGGACCTGAAGTGGGAAACGATCGACATCTTCAACGACCCGCGTCTGACCTATAAGACGAGCGGGGAGTACTCGTTCCCGATCGCGGACAACACGTTCGATCTCGTGGTCTCGGCCCAGGTGGTCGAGCACGTCCGCAAGACGTGGGTCTGGATCAAGGAACTGGCCCGCGTCTGCAAGCCGGGCGGAATGGTCCTGACGATCAACCCGGTGAGCTGGGGCTATCACGAGGCTCCGATCGACTGCTGGCGGATCTACCCGGAAGGGATGCGGACGCTGCACGAAGAAGCCGGCCTCAAGACCGAGCTCAGCACCTGCGAATCGCTTGAGCCGTTCACGAAGTCGGCGAAGCGGTTCGTCCGCGTCGTGACCGATTCGCTGATCCGCTTCCGCGCCCCGTCGCACGGTTTCCCGCCGATCGTCGACACGATCTCGGTCGGACGGAAGGCCGCTTAG
- a CDS encoding MBOAT family O-acyltransferase, with protein MLFSSYVFILLFLPITLIGFALCSPAGTRASMLWLLIASAFFYGFWNPIHLPLFAASALINFGLGRFLRTSAPKWQRNTALAGGVAANLAVISYYKYAGFFAEVFAGLTGAGITFDKVILPLGISFFTFQQIGYLVDTWRHQVRPYTLLEYAFFVMFFPHLIAGPVVQHNDLLDQVEGKRTLKLHTRDLAVGLVIFVLGLMKKVAIADSIQPFVGNVFGTAAAGHDVGMTSAWVGVLAYTLQLYFDFSGYSDMAIGLARMFSFQLPLNFNSPYKATSIIDFWRRWHITLSVFLRDYLYIPLGGSRCGPVRRYTNLLITMTLGGLWHGAGWTFILWGAFHGGLLCVNHGWNAVKKHFGWGDLGWAGRTVAWGLTFTAVVVGWVLFRAERLETAQSLLASMFGFVAEGAEPVRKAKTILLGLLGLLGATVLLPNTQQLLARFEPALGWKKLAEHIPPAPAWMAWYSWQPSAARGALLAVGFVGVVAMLTRVKEFLYFQF; from the coding sequence ATGCTGTTCAGCTCCTATGTCTTCATCCTGCTGTTCCTCCCGATCACGCTGATCGGCTTTGCGCTCTGCAGTCCAGCAGGGACGCGGGCCTCAATGCTCTGGCTGCTGATCGCGTCGGCCTTCTTCTACGGCTTCTGGAACCCGATCCACCTGCCGCTGTTCGCGGCGTCGGCCCTCATCAACTTCGGGCTGGGACGGTTTCTGCGGACCTCCGCGCCGAAGTGGCAACGGAACACGGCGCTCGCCGGTGGCGTTGCGGCCAATCTGGCCGTCATCAGTTACTACAAGTACGCCGGTTTCTTTGCCGAGGTGTTCGCCGGTCTGACGGGGGCGGGGATCACGTTTGACAAAGTGATCCTGCCGCTCGGGATCTCGTTCTTCACGTTCCAGCAGATCGGCTACCTCGTCGACACCTGGCGGCATCAGGTTCGCCCCTACACGCTCCTCGAATACGCCTTCTTCGTGATGTTTTTCCCGCACCTCATCGCGGGACCGGTCGTTCAGCACAACGACCTCCTCGATCAGGTCGAAGGGAAGCGGACCCTCAAGCTCCACACCCGCGACCTAGCGGTGGGGCTCGTGATCTTTGTGCTCGGCCTCATGAAGAAGGTTGCGATCGCGGACTCGATCCAGCCGTTCGTCGGGAACGTCTTCGGGACCGCTGCGGCGGGGCACGACGTTGGAATGACGAGTGCCTGGGTCGGCGTCCTGGCTTACACGCTGCAGCTCTACTTCGACTTCTCCGGCTACTCCGACATGGCGATCGGCCTCGCCCGGATGTTCAGCTTCCAGCTGCCGCTCAACTTCAATTCGCCCTATAAGGCGACGTCGATTATCGACTTCTGGCGGCGGTGGCACATCACGCTGTCGGTCTTCCTCCGGGACTATCTTTACATCCCCCTCGGCGGCAGCCGCTGCGGCCCGGTCCGTCGCTACACCAACCTGCTGATCACCATGACCCTGGGCGGACTGTGGCACGGGGCAGGGTGGACCTTCATTCTCTGGGGGGCGTTCCACGGCGGACTCCTCTGCGTGAACCACGGCTGGAACGCGGTGAAGAAGCACTTCGGCTGGGGGGACCTCGGCTGGGCCGGCCGGACGGTCGCATGGGGCCTGACCTTCACGGCAGTGGTCGTGGGGTGGGTCCTGTTCCGGGCGGAACGTCTCGAAACCGCCCAGTCGCTCCTGGCCTCGATGTTCGGATTCGTCGCCGAGGGAGCGGAACCGGTCCGCAAGGCGAAGACGATCCTGCTGGGGCTGCTGGGGTTGCTCGGCGCCACCGTCCTGCTTCCCAACACGCAGCAGCTTCTGGCCCGCTTCGAACCGGCTCTCGGCTGGAAGAAACTGGCCGAGCACATCCCGCCCGCTCCCGCGTGGATGGCGTGGTACTCCTGGCAGCCGTCGGCCGCCCGCGGGGCACTGCTGGCGGTCGGGTTCGTGGGAGTGGTCGCGATGCTGACGCGGGTCAAGGAGTTCCTGTACTTCCAGTTCTAG
- the fhcD gene encoding formylmethanofuran--tetrahydromethanopterin N-formyltransferase, which translates to MADRSQLVEDTYAEAFRSIYAEFLITARDRKWLDHAVNAATGNASSSILCDCEAGLSRYVGPGGDESFATPDGRPGAIVQVHVPRFKKDREAHLEKVLLTRISQNVLTCPTTACFNLLDTEVYFKLGRKIALFGDHHQFRDERFGRKVWVLPIMSGEFVVDRRFGFRDGIMGGNLWFMGTTADAALLAAERGLEGAMSVPGVIAPFPGGLASSGSKAGSRYSFLFASTNDPFCPTLREKLGTASQVPEGVVSIQEIIINGHDLETVRRSTYAAIDAALETPGLVKISAGNYNGRLGKNFIHLHPQPDQA; encoded by the coding sequence GTGGCTGACCGCTCCCAGCTTGTCGAAGACACCTACGCCGAAGCCTTCCGCAGCATCTACGCCGAGTTCCTGATCACGGCCCGCGACCGGAAATGGCTCGACCACGCCGTCAACGCCGCCACCGGGAACGCCTCCAGCTCCATCCTCTGCGACTGCGAGGCGGGGCTGTCCCGCTACGTCGGCCCCGGGGGGGATGAATCGTTCGCCACGCCCGACGGCCGCCCGGGGGCGATCGTCCAGGTCCACGTTCCACGCTTCAAGAAGGACCGGGAAGCCCACCTTGAAAAGGTGCTGCTGACCCGCATCAGCCAGAACGTACTGACCTGCCCGACCACCGCCTGCTTCAACCTGCTCGACACCGAGGTCTACTTCAAGCTCGGCCGGAAGATCGCCCTCTTCGGCGATCACCACCAGTTCCGCGACGAGCGGTTCGGCCGCAAGGTGTGGGTCCTCCCGATCATGTCCGGCGAGTTCGTCGTCGACCGGCGGTTCGGCTTCCGCGACGGGATCATGGGGGGGAATCTGTGGTTCATGGGGACGACCGCGGACGCCGCCCTCCTGGCCGCCGAGCGGGGCCTCGAAGGGGCGATGTCCGTTCCCGGCGTGATCGCCCCCTTCCCCGGCGGCCTGGCCTCGAGCGGATCGAAGGCGGGGAGCCGCTACTCGTTCCTGTTCGCCAGCACGAACGATCCGTTCTGCCCCACGCTGCGGGAGAAGCTCGGTACGGCGTCGCAGGTTCCCGAAGGGGTCGTGTCGATCCAGGAGATCATCATCAACGGCCACGACCTCGAAACGGTCCGCCGTTCGACCTATGCCGCCATCGACGCCGCTCTCGAAACGCCGGGTCTCGTGAAGATCTCGGCCGGCAACTACAACGGCCGGCTCGGGAAGAATTTCATTCACCTGCACCCGCAGCCGGACCAGGCGTAG
- a CDS encoding GNAT family N-acetyltransferase, giving the protein MLDQDAPPPVEIHRLMELPPALERLIAESEREGFRFLRRLADDWAAGRNRFAGPGEGLWGAAVAGQWIGTCGLNIEETSPDGPMGRLRRLYVCADWRRTGVGSLLVQTALAAAATQFRAVQLRTDNPDAAAFYRALGFQTVSGDPNVTHRRIRADST; this is encoded by the coding sequence ATGCTGGATCAGGACGCCCCTCCGCCGGTCGAGATCCACCGGCTGATGGAGTTGCCCCCTGCACTCGAACGCCTGATTGCCGAGAGCGAGCGGGAAGGCTTCCGGTTCCTGCGTCGACTGGCGGACGACTGGGCCGCGGGACGAAACCGGTTCGCCGGCCCAGGCGAAGGGCTCTGGGGAGCCGCCGTGGCGGGACAGTGGATCGGGACGTGCGGCCTGAACATTGAAGAGACGTCACCCGATGGACCGATGGGGAGGCTCCGTCGCCTGTACGTTTGTGCCGATTGGCGGAGGACCGGTGTCGGTTCGCTTCTCGTCCAGACTGCCCTCGCGGCGGCGGCCACGCAGTTTCGGGCCGTTCAGCTGCGGACCGACAATCCGGACGCCGCGGCGTTCTATCGAGCCCTCGGTTTTCAGACGGTGTCCGGAGATCCGAACGTCACTCACAGGCGGATTCGGGCCGACTCGACCTGA
- the rpsB gene encoding 30S ribosomal protein S2 has protein sequence MAEIVVKDILEAGVHFGHKTSRWNPKMRPYIYGRRNKIHIIDLKETVRGLVRAQKYLQKVAAQGSLILFVGTKRQAQEAVQQAAEACGMPYCTERWLGGTLTNFRTIRARLKRLEELEGLEQTGQITSYSKKQQSRLLRDLKKIRANLGGIREMTRLPEAIVMVDPSKEKNAVAEARGLGIKIVALIDTDSNPDSVDLAIPGNDDSIRSIRVITGYLSDAIKSGRSAIVRKQEETVKAEEYKAVPNVR, from the coding sequence GTGGCGGAAATCGTCGTCAAAGACATCCTGGAAGCGGGAGTTCACTTCGGGCACAAGACGAGCCGGTGGAATCCGAAGATGCGGCCGTATATCTACGGTCGTCGTAACAAGATTCATATCATCGACTTGAAGGAAACGGTCCGCGGCCTCGTCCGGGCCCAGAAGTACCTTCAGAAGGTCGCCGCTCAGGGCTCGCTGATCCTCTTCGTCGGCACCAAGCGCCAGGCCCAGGAAGCGGTCCAGCAGGCCGCCGAAGCGTGCGGCATGCCCTACTGCACCGAACGGTGGCTGGGTGGGACGCTCACGAACTTCCGGACGATCCGCGCCCGCCTCAAGCGGCTCGAGGAACTGGAAGGCCTGGAGCAGACCGGCCAGATCACCAGCTACTCCAAGAAGCAGCAGTCCCGCCTCCTGCGGGACCTCAAGAAGATCCGCGCCAACCTCGGCGGGATCCGGGAAATGACCCGCCTGCCGGAAGCGATCGTCATGGTCGACCCGAGCAAGGAAAAGAACGCGGTCGCCGAAGCCCGCGGCCTGGGGATCAAGATCGTCGCCCTGATCGATACCGACTCCAACCCGGACTCGGTCGACCTCGCGATCCCGGGGAACGACGACAGCATCCGTTCGATCCGCGTCATCACCGGCTACCTCAGCGACGCGATCAAGTCCGGCCGGAGCGCGATCGTCCGCAAGCAGGAAGAGACGGTCAAGGCGGAAGAATACAAGGCCGTTCCGAACGTTCGCTAA
- the tsf gene encoding translation elongation factor Ts — MADITAKMVNDLRQKTGLSMMLVKKALVDAGGDEAKAIEILKQQVGKVLVSRAQNATEEGWIFAATKPDGSEAALVELQCESPPVAKADDFVNLGNALVNQLLNGPGAATPEELLQQPAPNGGTLQGMFDEAVNRIREKFVVARIARAKGPVGVYVHHDGKTAVLFEATGENLTAPILRDVAMHVAAMKPTVATVEQVDPALVKAERDKLTADAAKSGKPANIIEKIVDGKMSVFYRDEAGVLSEQAFAKDDTKSVRQVLAEAGLKVKNYTLFVLGQK; from the coding sequence ATGGCAGATATCACGGCAAAGATGGTGAACGACCTGCGCCAGAAGACGGGTCTGTCGATGATGCTGGTCAAGAAGGCCCTCGTGGACGCCGGCGGCGACGAAGCCAAGGCGATCGAGATCCTCAAGCAGCAGGTCGGCAAGGTCCTGGTGAGCCGGGCCCAGAACGCCACGGAAGAAGGCTGGATCTTCGCCGCGACGAAGCCGGACGGCAGCGAAGCCGCCCTCGTCGAGCTCCAGTGCGAGTCCCCGCCGGTCGCCAAGGCGGATGACTTCGTGAACCTGGGCAACGCCCTCGTCAACCAGCTCCTCAACGGCCCCGGCGCCGCCACCCCGGAAGAGCTTCTCCAGCAGCCTGCCCCGAACGGCGGTACGCTCCAGGGAATGTTCGACGAAGCGGTCAACCGGATCCGCGAGAAGTTCGTCGTCGCCCGCATCGCCCGCGCCAAGGGGCCGGTCGGCGTCTACGTCCATCACGACGGCAAGACGGCGGTCCTGTTCGAAGCGACCGGCGAGAACCTGACGGCCCCGATCCTCCGCGATGTCGCGATGCACGTCGCCGCCATGAAGCCGACCGTCGCTACCGTCGAGCAGGTCGATCCGGCCCTCGTGAAGGCGGAGCGGGACAAGCTGACCGCCGACGCGGCCAAGTCCGGCAAGCCGGCCAACATCATCGAGAAGATCGTCGACGGCAAGATGAGCGTCTTCTACCGCGACGAAGCGGGCGTCCTCTCCGAGCAGGCCTTCGCCAAGGACGACACCAAGTCGGTCCGCCAGGTCCTCGCCGAAGCGGGCCTCAAGGTCAAGAATTACACGCTGTTCGTTCTCGGACAGAAGTAA
- a CDS encoding UDP-glucose dehydrogenase family protein produces the protein MKIVMMGTGYVGLVTGTCFADSGNDVTCVDINAQKIAMLKDGDVPIYEPGLTEMIQHNAEQGRLKFTTDVSTCVPDAKCIFLAVGTPQGDDGSANLSYLFSAADAIAPYLRPDAVVIVKSTVPVGTNRKIANRLRELTGRTVDVASNPEFLKEGCAIDDFTKPDRVVVGCDREDVADVVHDLYKPFLRTEKPYLVMGLESAEMTKYVANCLLATKISFINEMANLCERVGADINEVRRGIGHDQRIGFAFLFPGVGYGGSCFPKDVRALSSVAAEKGMRMQMLEAVDEINNRQKNVLFEKITARFGASLKGKKIAVWGLAFKPRTDDIREAPALVLLEQLIEAGAEVHVHDPVAMENVQKEIGDKVRYHEHHYDTLEGADAMAIVTEWNEYRNPDFAYIKHKLKAPVIFDGRNLYDPSRMAKEGITYLGVGLSSEKK, from the coding sequence GTGAAGATTGTGATGATGGGAACGGGCTACGTCGGGCTGGTCACGGGGACGTGCTTCGCCGACAGCGGCAACGACGTCACCTGCGTCGACATCAACGCCCAGAAGATTGCCATGCTGAAGGATGGCGACGTTCCGATCTACGAGCCGGGTCTCACGGAGATGATCCAGCACAACGCCGAGCAGGGCCGCCTCAAGTTCACGACCGACGTCTCGACCTGCGTTCCGGACGCCAAGTGCATCTTCCTGGCGGTCGGCACGCCGCAGGGAGACGATGGCTCCGCCAACCTGAGCTACCTCTTCTCCGCCGCCGACGCGATCGCCCCGTACCTGCGGCCGGACGCCGTCGTCATCGTCAAGAGCACGGTCCCGGTCGGAACGAACCGCAAGATCGCCAATCGCCTGCGGGAGCTGACGGGCCGGACGGTCGACGTCGCCTCGAACCCCGAGTTCTTGAAGGAAGGCTGCGCAATCGACGACTTCACGAAGCCCGACCGGGTCGTCGTGGGGTGCGACCGCGAGGACGTCGCCGACGTCGTCCATGACCTCTACAAGCCGTTCCTGCGGACGGAGAAGCCCTATCTCGTCATGGGGCTCGAAAGCGCCGAGATGACGAAGTACGTCGCCAACTGCCTCCTGGCGACGAAGATCAGCTTCATCAACGAGATGGCGAACCTCTGCGAGCGGGTCGGAGCGGACATCAACGAAGTCCGCCGCGGCATCGGACACGATCAGCGGATCGGGTTCGCGTTCCTCTTCCCGGGCGTCGGCTACGGCGGCTCCTGCTTCCCGAAGGACGTCCGGGCGCTCTCGTCCGTCGCAGCCGAGAAGGGAATGCGGATGCAGATGCTGGAAGCGGTCGACGAGATCAACAACCGGCAGAAGAACGTCCTGTTCGAGAAGATCACCGCCCGCTTCGGCGCCAGCCTCAAGGGGAAGAAGATCGCCGTGTGGGGACTGGCCTTCAAGCCCCGCACCGACGACATCCGCGAAGCTCCGGCCCTCGTGCTCCTCGAGCAGCTCATCGAAGCGGGAGCGGAAGTTCACGTCCATGACCCGGTGGCGATGGAGAACGTACAGAAGGAGATCGGCGACAAGGTCCGCTATCACGAACACCACTACGACACGCTCGAAGGGGCGGACGCCATGGCGATCGTGACCGAGTGGAACGAGTACCGGAATCCGGACTTCGCCTACATCAAGCACAAGCTCAAGGCCCCGGTCATCTTCGACGGCCGGAACCTCTACGATCCCTCGCGGATGGCCAAGGAAGGGATTACGTACCTCGGCGTGGGACTCTCGTCCGAGAAGAAATGA